A genomic segment from Bacillus rossius redtenbacheri isolate Brsri chromosome 5, Brsri_v3, whole genome shotgun sequence encodes:
- the LOC134531605 gene encoding tigger transposable element-derived protein 1-like has protein sequence MNPFNPQKKRGSWTQDGLSKAVDAVRLGNLSVNAASKRYVVPRRTLRRYLSNNQDVKSKLGCKATLKTEEERELSRRIIRLANVGYPLTSKMLKLNVFKYCRENGITHRFTKETAGRYWLNSFLARNPEISKRKAQRLNPARAQKLNKFIVGDHFEKLQNVLAENKFLNFPEKIFNMDEKGCRLQLHKDPEVLAKKGSKRVHIVAKERGESVTVVACGNATGNVIPPMILFPGLRKNPAWEKNLPTGSTTIMTRKGSMTTESFVSFLNHFSRFKPSGPCLLIFDGAKSHLDYSICEVAEQNEIILYCLPSNTTHELQPLDKGCFRSFEIFWDQHTLLYFNMHKEQQDISKLNFADVFTPTWEKSMTQANMKSGFKATGIFPFNPFVIPEEAFAPSIATELPPPNTKMADETVTAYALQEQHNSNDDHSLAGPSGLQTNVSQLGSRHSTSSSSDSDITGDLAQPSSSSDYSDSLHIPESTANLSRRGSIGEMLPTPKKKRKTTRVMKPAINNRGVVLNKSLFEDNKDVKLDSSKNSGNSKKYNTKSVRQITASKKSESWYCAICCNDEVKDMRLCGVCEIYVHEECVGLTKDDKEFFICPKCLL, from the coding sequence atgaATCCCTTCAATCCACAAAAGAAGCGGGGTAGTTGGACACAAGATGGACTCAGCAAGGCAGTAGATGCTGTAAGACTTGGCAACCTATCTGTTAATGCAGCAAGTAAAAGGTATGTCGTGCCTAGGCGAACCCTTCGCCGTTATCTTTCCAATAACCAAGATGTTAAATCAAAATTGGGTTGTAAGGCCACACTCAAAACTGAGGAAGAGAGGGAACTTAGCAGGAGAATAATTCGTCTAGCAAATGTTGGTTATCCACTCACATCAAAGATGCTcaagttaaatgtttttaaatactgccgTGAAAATGGGATAACTCACCGGTTCACTAAAgaaactgcaggtcgctactGGTTGAATAGCTTTTTGGCCAGAAATCCTGAAATTAGCAAACGAAAAGCTCAAAGGCTAAATCCTGCCCGAGCTCAAAAGCTTAACAAATTCATAGTTGGAGaccattttgaaaaattacagaatgtcCTTGCTGAGAACAAGTTTTTAAACTtccctgaaaaaatattcaacatggaTGAGAAGGGTTGTAGGTTACAACTGCACAAAGATCCAGAGGTTTTGGCGAAAAAGGGGTCAAAGCGCGTCCACATTGTTGCAAAGGAACGTGGCGAGAGTGTTACTGTTGTAGCCTGTGGTAATGCTACTGGAAATGTCATTCCCCCAATGATCCTATTCCCTGGATTAAGAAAAAATCCagcttgggaaaaaaatttacctacAGGTTCAACAACAATAATGACTCGAAAAGGTAGCATGACAACCGAATCTTTTGTGTCCTTCCTGAATCACTTCTCTAGGTTCAAGCCAAGTGGGCCTTGTCTTCTGATTTTTGATGGGGCTAAGTCACATTTAGACTACAGCATATGTGAAGTTGCAGAacagaatgaaattattttgtactgTCTTCCGTCAAACACGACTCATGAGTTACAGCCTTTAGACAAAGGTTGTTTCCgaagttttgagattttttgggatCAGCACACACTcctttattttaatatgcacaAAGAACAGCAAGACATTTCTAAATTGAACTTTGCTGATGTTTTTACACCAACATGGGAAAAGTCCATGACACAAGCAAACATGAAAAGTGGATTTAAGGCTACTGGCATTTTCCCCTTCAATCCGTTCGTGATTCCAGAAGAGGCCTTTGCACCCAGCATAGCTACTGAGCTTCCACCACCTAACACAAAAATGGCAGACGAAACTGTAACCGCTTATGCGTTGCAGGAACAACATAATTCCAATGACGACCATTCATTGGCAGGTCCGTCTGGTCTACAGACAAATGTTAGCCAGCTTGGTTCTAGACACAGCACCAGTTCATCATCTGATTCAGATATCACAGGAGACTTGGCACAACCTTCAAGTTCTTCAGATTACTCTGATAGTTTGCATATTCCCGAAAGTACTGCAAATCTGTCCAGGCGTGGTTCCATTGGAGAAATGCTACCTACACCAAAGAAAAAACGGAAAACCACACGGGTTATGAAACCTGCTATAAACAACAGGGGTGTTGTACTGAATAAATCTTTATTTGAAGATAACAAGGATGTAAAGTTAGATAGCAGCAAGAACAGTGGAAAcagcaaaaaatataatacaaagtcTGTTCGCCAGATAACTGCTTCAAAGAAGTCTGAGAGTTGGTACTGTGCAATTTGTTGCAATGATGAAGTGAAGGATATGAGACTGTGCGGAGTTTGTGAAATATATGTCCATGAAGAATGTGTTGGCCTCACCAAAGATGACAAAGAGTTTTTTATTTGCCCGAAATGTTTATtatag